In the genome of Sciurus carolinensis chromosome 3, mSciCar1.2, whole genome shotgun sequence, one region contains:
- the LOC124980737 gene encoding high mobility group protein B3-like yields the protein MAKGDPKKPKGKMSAYAFFVQTCREEHKKKNPEVPVNFAEFSKKCSKRWKTMSGKEKSKFDEMAKADKVRYDREMKDYGPAKGGKKKKDPNAPKRPPSGFFLFCSEFRPKIKSTNPGISIGDVAKKLGEMWNNLSDSEKQPYITKAAKLKEKYEKDVADYKSKGKFDGAKGPAKVARKKVEEEDEEEEEEEEEEEEEEDE from the coding sequence ATGGCTAAAGGTGaccccaagaaaccaaagggcAAGATGTCTGCTTATGCCTTCTTTGTGCAGACTTGCAGGGaagaacacaagaagaaaaatccagaagTCCCTGTCAATTTTGCAGAATTTTCCAAGAAGTGCTCTAAGAGGTGGAAGACAATGTCTGGGAAGGAGAAATCTAAATTTGATGAAATGGCAAAGGCGGATAAAGTGCGCTATGATCGGGAAATGAAGGATTATGGACCAGCTAAGGgaggcaagaagaaaaaggacCCTAATGCCCCCAAAAGACCCCCGTCTGGATTCTTCCTGTTCTGTTCAGAATTCCGCCCCAAGATCAAGTCCACAAATCCTGGTATCTCCATTGGAGATGTGGCCAAAAAGCTGGGTGAGATGTGGAATAACTTAAGTGACAGTGAAAAGCAGCCATACATCACTAAGGCTGCAAAGCTGAAGGAGAAATATGAGAAGGATGTTGCTGACTATAAGTCTAAAGGAAAGTTTGATGGCGCAAAGGGTCCTGCTAAAGTTGCCCGGAaaaaagtggaagaggaagatgaagaagaggaggaggaagaagaggaggaggaggaggaggaggatgaataA